The following proteins are encoded in a genomic region of Drosophila bipectinata strain 14024-0381.07 chromosome XL, DbipHiC1v2, whole genome shotgun sequence:
- the IntS2 gene encoding integrator complex subunit 2 produces the protein MPVKMYDVTSRVFSAMQNLDITLLASYPETEIRPVLPSLVRMSLLSPLDNTESSMESRKQILAVLIGIEVVNSIVSYLQVNYHELENELKKELQTRQKSVYFEGQQHEYGLQSGIALGFERADVARKVRVVLSEIFNLQQQVSEQKPAAHSEILDDGIYLEEVVDILCIALAELPSLLNILELTDALVHVPNGHRIICALVANFPDCYRDVVSHVIANCDEEGTDGKYRLTLLMALSEMNPSQALANRSMCVEMLKVPSFMLKLTLKHPEDLIAFLTGLLLGNDQNLRSWFAVYIRSSQKRKGDALNLVRVELLQKVIQTTSKATELRDFNLQGAVLLRLYCALRGIGGLKFNDDEINALSQLVTSCPQATPSGVRFVTLALCMLIACPSLVSTVPLENKAVEWLTWLIREDAFFCKRSGTSSSLGEMLLLLAIHFHSNQISAISEMVCSTLAMKIPIRPNSTNRIKQLFTQDLFTEQVVALHAVRVPVTPNLNGTIPGYLPVHCIHQLLKSRTFLKHKVPIKAWIFKQICSSVRPVHPVMPALVEVFVNTLIIPNPTGKVNIDHMHRPFTEAEILHVFRTSKLTLFAEELPPMAESEELSSIEVSCPLTAQLLMIYYLMLYEDTRLMNLSALGGRKQKEYSNNFLGGLPLKYLLQKAHHYHHDYLSLFHPLLRLIISNYPHLSMVDDWLEEQNLTEGNPPLAVVSKRELKPEQLDQALGAIQSKPHLAIRAFKQLLQLPPESLAQYGQKLVQHMPMVFEKTVPRYIKDLYNDLWLRLNAVLPTTLWIMSLRAITSSSDSINRRSFGNESLLEPMEVLSCPRHVFCSPYLLMILLRILKGSLAASKTYLNVHMQQKQVLDKNGLVQTDADREELKTTLIASQESAAVHILLEVLEYKASKAHDRVSHLELREIQGIIGTYVHQAFISEPSLAKLVHFQTYPKSVIPMIVASVPSMHICIDFVHEFLNVTEMDKQIFTIELTSHLVLNYSIPKSLGVSKFCLNVIQTTLSLLTSSAKCKFLRNILPAMVRFVETFPILADDCVNILMTTGRSLHSQSSLGVTTMQMPLTESAKLCSYRDAQLHITMIEDAFKALVTAVMQKSELY, from the exons ATGCCGGTAAAGATGTACGATGTCACGTCGCGCGTGTTTAGCGCCATGCAGAACCTGGACATCACATTGCTGGCCAGTTACCCGGAGACGGAGATCCGGCCGGTGCTGCCGTCGTTGGTCCGGATGAGCCTTCTATCGCCGCTGGATAACACGGAATCATCGATGGAATCGCGCAAGCAGATCCTGGCCGTCCTCATCGGTATCGAGGTGGTGAACAGCATAGTCTCCTACCTGCAGGTCAACTACCACGAGCTTGAGAACGAGCTCAAGAAGGAGTTGCAAACGCGACAGAAATCTGTCTACTTCGAGGGCCAACAGCACGAATACGGCCTGCAGTCCGGTATTGCGCTGGGATTCGAGCGGGCGGACGTGGCCCGCAAGGTGCGAGTGGTGCTCTCAGAGATTTTTAATCTTCAGCAGCAGGTTTCGGAGCAGAAGCCGGCTGCCCACTCCGAAATCCTCGACGATGGCATCTATCTGGAGGAAGTTGTGGACATCCTCTGCATAGCCCTTGCCGAGCTGCCCTCTCTGCTTAATATCCTTGAACTGACTGATGCCCTCGTCCATGTGCCGAATGGTCACAGAATTATCTGCGCTTTGGTGGCCAATTTCCCGGACTGCTATCGCGACGTGGTGTCCCACGTGATCGCCAACTGTGATGAGGAGGGCACCGACGGCAAGTACCGGCTGACCCTGTTGATGGCGCTTAGCGAGATGAATCCCTCCCAGGCGCTGGCCAATCGTTCCATGTGCGTGGAAATGCTGAAAGTGCCCTCATTTATGCTTAAGCTGACACTGAAGCATCCCGAGGACCTG ATTGCCTTTCTCACCGGCTTGCTGCTGGGAAACGATCAAAACCTACGCTCCTGGTTCGCCGTCTACATCCGCTCCAGCCAGAAGCGCAAGGGCGACGCACTTAATCTGGTGCGCGTGGAGCTGCTGCAGAAGGTGATTCAAACGACCAGCAAGGCGACGGAGCTTCGTGACTTCAATTTGCAGGGAGCGGTACTGCTACGTCTTTATTGTGCCCTCCGCGGAATAGGCGGGCTGAAGTTCAACGATGATGAGATAAATGCGCTGTCCCAGCTGGTCACCAGCTGTCCCCAGGCAACGCCATCGGGCGTGAGGTTTGTGACGCTGGCCCTTTGCATGCTCATCGCCTGTCCATCGCTAGTTTCCACCGTTCCGCTTGAGAACAAGGCGGTGGAGTGGCTTACGTGGCTGATACGTGAGGATGCCTTCTTTTGCAAACGCTCAGGGACTAGTTCGTCCCTCGGCGAGATGCTCCTCCTGCTGGCAATCCATTTTCACAGCAACCAGATCTCAGCGATCAGCGAAATGGTTTGCTCCACGCTGGCCATGAAAATACCTATTCGGCCGAATAGCACGAATCGCATTAAGCAGCTCTTTACCCAGGATCTTTTCACGGAGCAGGTGGTGGCCCTACATGCTGTTCGCGTCCCGGTGACGCCGAATCTGAACGGCACAATACCTGGCTACTTACCGGTGCACTGCATACACCAGTTGCTCAAGTCGCGGACTTTCCTGAAGCATAAAGTGCCGATCAAGGCGTGGATCTTCAAGCAGATCTGCAGCTCTGTGCGGCCCGTGCATCCGGTAATGCCCGCCTTAGTGGAGGTGTTTGTGAACACGTTGATCATACCGAATCCCACCGGAAAGGTGAACATTGACCACATGCACCGGCCGTTCACAGAGGCGGAAATTCTGCATGTCTTCCGGACCTCGAAGTTAACCTTATTCGCCGAAGAGCTGCCCCCAATGGCAGAAAGTGAGGAGCTATCTTCCATAGAG GTTAGCTGCCCACTCACTGCCCAGCTTCTGATGATATACTATCTGATGTTGTATGAGGACACGCGACTGATGAACCTAAGCGCTCTGGGCGGCCGCAAGCAGAAAGAATACTCCAACAACTTCTTGGGCGGGCTGCCACTGAAGTATCTGCTGCAGAAGGCTCACCACTACCACCACGACTATCTGTCGCTGTTCCACCCGCTGCTGCGACTCATTATCTCCAACTATCCACACCTCAGTATGGTGGACGACTGGCTGGAGGAGCAAAACCTGACGGAGGGCAATCCTCCGCTGGCAGTGGTGAGCAAGCGGGAGCTGAAACCAGAGCAACTGGATCAGGCGCTAGGAGCTATTCAATCAAAGCCGCATCTGGCCATTCGGGCGTTTAAGCAACTGCTCCAACTACCACCAGAATCCCTGGCGCAATATGGCCAGAAGCTTGTGCAGCACATGCCAATGGTCTTTGAGAAGACAGTACCGCGGTACATTAAAGACCTGTATAACGATCTATGGCTGCGCCTGAACGCAGTGCTACCCACCACCCTCTGGATTATGTCGCTGCGGGCGATTACTAGTAGCTCGGACTCTATCAACAGGCGCTCCTTTGGCAACGAGAGTCTTTTGGAGCCCATGGAAGTACTAAG TTGCCCTCGTCACGTATTCTGCTCTCCGTATCTGCTGATGATTCTACTCCGCATCCTCAAGGGAAGTCTGGCCGCCTCTAAGACGTATCTCAATGTACACATGCAGCAGAAACAAGTGCTGGACAAAAACGGCTTGGTGCAGACTGATGCGGATCGGGAGGAGCTGAAGACAACGCTGATTGCCTCGCAGGAGAGCGCCGCCGTTCACATCCTGCTGGAGGTGCTGGAGTACAAGGCGAGCAAAGCCCACGACCGTGTTTCCCATTTGGAGCTTCGCGAGATCCAGGGCATTATAGGCACATACGTCCACCAGGCCTTCATTTCGGAGCCCTCGTTGGCGAAACTGGTCCACTTCCAGACGTACCCCAAGTCCGTCATCCCCATGATCGTGGCCAGCGTACCGTCGATGCACATCTGCATTGATTTTGTCCACGAGTTCCTCAATGTAACCGAGATGGACAAGCAGATCTTCACCATCGAGCTCACCTCGCACCTGGTTCTCAACTACTCGATACCCAAGAGCTTGGGCGTCTCGAAGTTCTGCCTGAACGTGATCCAGACCACGTTGTCCCTCCTCACATCTTCAGCCAAGTGCAAGTTCCTGCGGAACATCCTGCCGGCCATGGTGCGCTTTGTGGAGACTTTTCCCATCCTGGCGGACGACTGTGTCAACATACTGATGACCACTGGCCGTAGTCTCCACTCTCAATCCTCGCTGGGCGTAACTACCATGCAGATGCCGCTCACGGAGAGCGCTAAGCTCTGCTCCTACAGGGATGCTCAGCTACACATCACCATGATAGAGGATGCGTTCAAGGCGCTTGTCACGGCTGTCATGCAGAAGTCGGAACTGTATTAA
- the mAChR-C gene encoding histamine H2 receptor, whose product MQSAMEVSSSTSPPTWDFQSTQLWSSAATSDSTAEAQTQSGVGSPSAGHILWLAINAVLFVLILGGNILTIVAVRTCRHLRSVISNLFILSLAVSDFCVGLALPYHLVFYMGLDIGAMRAPCLLRFFLLICACCVSMLTLISIAVDRYIAVVYALHYRRYMTRRVAYSIIICNWSLGALVALLPVFWNRWPEAQACEFDEVLAPGYIAGVITPGFIVIWICMLLVYWRIMREASKQAQRLRQSVVYNTDEATTMRSLLLHPDWKSVQIVVFIMGCFTLCWLPYFCVAIAQLFSICQSSSMIYKTTFSLAIANSALNPIIYSWKNSGFRRAFAQTLCCRTARQGEEQLPGDSKHRMEATSSSTGYHQQQEKQPKQQKQQG is encoded by the exons ATGCAGAGTGCCATGGAAGTTTCCAGTTCGACGTCACCCCCCACCTGGGACTTCCAGAGCACACAGCTGTGGTCCTCCGCCGCCACCTCCGACTCCACGGCCGAAGCCCAAACCCAGTCCGGGGTGGGCAGTCCCAGTGCTGGCCACATCCTGTGGCTGGCGATCAACGCCGTGCTCTTCGTGCTCATCCTCGGAGGCAACATCCTCACCATCGTGGCCGTGCGCACCTGCCGACACCTACGCTCGGTCATCTCCAACCTGTTCATCCTCTCCCTGGCCGTCTCCGACTTTTGCGTGGGCCTCGCCCTGCCCTACCACCTGGTCTTCTACATGGGATTGGATATCGGGGCCATGCGGGCACCCTGCCTGCTGCGCTTCTTCCTCCTCATCTGCGCCTGTTGCGTGTCCATGCTGACCCTGATCTCCATAGCCGTGGACCGGTACATAGCCGTGGTCTATGCCCTGCACTACCGGAG ATACATGACCCGACGGGTGGCCTACAGCATCATCATCTGCAATTGGAGCCTGGGCGCCCTGGTGGCGCTGCTACCCGTCTTCTGGAATAGGTGGCCCGAGGCGCAAGCCTGCGAGTTCGACGAAGTGCTCGCCCCGGGCTACATTGCCGGAGTCATCACCCCAGGCTTCATAGTCATATGGATCTGCATGCTCCTGGTGTACTGGCGGATCATGCGGGAGGCCTCGAAACAGGCCCAGCGCCTGCGCCAATCGGTGGTCTACAACACGGACGAGGCTACCACCATGCGGAGCCTGCTGCTCCATCCGGACTGGAAGAGTGTCCAGATCGTGGTCTTCATCATGGGCTGCTTCACGCTCTGCTGGCTACCGTACTTCTGCGTGGCCATCGCCCAGCTGTTCAGCATCTGCCAGAGCAGCTCCATGATCTACAAGACCACCTTTTCCCTGGCCATCGCCAACTCTGCCCTCAATCCGATCATCTACTCTTGGAAGAACTCCGGCTTCCGGCGGGCCTTCGCACAGACGCTCTGCTGCCGGACGGCGCGGCAGGGCGAGGAGCAGCTGCCAGGGGACAGCAAGCACCGCATGGAGGCCACCTCGTCCTCCACGGGCTACCATCAGCAGCAGGAGAAGCAGCCGAAGCAGCAGAAGCAACAGGGGTAG
- the xit gene encoding probable dolichyl pyrophosphate Glc1Man9GlcNAc2 alpha-1,3-glucosyltransferase — MKDLFWHLVGISIGLKILLIPAYHSTDFEVHRNWLAITHSLPLNQWYVEATSEWTLDYPPFFAYFEWLLSQVAKYVDPRMLEVANLNYDSKATVYFQRLSVIVTDLVYVLGVRSCLGSLGLARDTQQHFAASMILLLNVGLLFVDHIHFQYNGFLFGILLLGISFLVRRRFLCSAFTFAVLLNFKHIFLYLAPAFGVYLLRFYCLEQVGTKSQIKAFLKLLAVGLFPFAASFGPFWQQIPQVLSRLFPFKRGLTHAYWAPNFWALYNSADKVLASALRVKADGAGATSGLVQEVKHVVLPSISPPVTFALTVLFMLPILVKLFRSSKSQSPLVFLRAVVLCGCSSFVFGWHVHEKAILMVLLPLCLLTVVNREDARYAYILAIAGYFSLFPLLFDPDLFIPRYSLYMSYVAMLYGQLYRVFPGFRGFHVIEWLYVLGFLGIPLYEHLLAHLLGWHRRLPFLPLLLTSVYSAIGVLYFFGGYYLYALGIGSHAKWHSSTSAETVEKTRKKKRKTK; from the exons ATGAAGGACCTTTTCTGGCACCTTGTGGGCATCAGTATTGGCCTAAAGATCCTCCTTATACCGGCATA CCACTCCACAGACTTCGAGGTGCATCGCAACTGGCTGGCAATCACTCACAGCTTGCCACTGAACCAATGGTATGTGGAGGCTACCAGCGAATGGACTCTGGACTACCCACCCTTCTTCGCCTACTTCGAGTGGCTCCTATCCCAGGTGGCCAAGTACGTGGATCCCCGAATGCTCGAGGTAGCGAACCTCAACTATGATTCAAAGGCCACCGTATACTTCCAGCGATTGTCAGTCATCGTAACAGATCTGGTCTACGTTCTGGGTGTGCGCAGCTGTCTGGGCTCCTTAGGCCTGGCACGGGATACTCAGCAGCACTTTGCCGCCTCCATGATTCTGTTGCTCAACGTGGGACTGCTCTTTGTTGACCACATCCACTTCCAATACAATGGCTTTCTGTTTGGCATCCTGTTGCTGGGCATCAGCTTCCTTGTGCGCCGGAGGTTTCTGTGTAGCGCTTTTACCTTTGCAGTCcttctaaactttaaacacaTATTTCTGTATTTGGCCCCGGCCTTCGGGGTCTACCTTCTAAGGTTCTACTGCCTGGAGCAAGTGGGCACTAAATCACAGATAAAAGCATTTCTGAAGCTTTTGGCCGTGGGACTGTTTCCCTTTGCCGCCTCCTTTGGACCCTTCTGGCAGCAGATTCCACAGGTGCTCTCTCGCTTGTTTCCCTTCAAGCGGGGACTGACTCATGCCTACTGGGCGCCCAACTTCTGGGCTTTGTACAATAGCGCCGACAAGGTGCTCGCCAGCGCGCTCCGGGTAAAGGCTGATGGAGCGGGAGCCACCTCTGGACTGGTGCAGGAAGTCAAGCACGTGGTATTACCAAGTATATCGCCTCCCGTTACCTTTGCCCTGACGGTTCTATTCATGCTGCCCATTCTTGTGAAGCTTTTCAGGAGCTCCAAAAG CCAAAGCCCTCTGGTGTTCCTTCGCGCCGTGGTCCTCTGTGGCTGTTCTTCCTTTGTCTTCGGCTGGCACGTCCATGAAAAGGCCATTTTGATGGTTCTCCTGCCGCTGTG CTTGCTCACCGTAGTGAATCGTGAGGATGCCCGATACGCCTACATCTTGGCCATTGCCGGTTACTTCTCATTGTTCCCACTGCTTTTCGATCCCGATCTGTTCATTCCCCGCTACTCATTGTATATGTCATATGTGGCCATGCTGTACGGCCAGCTGTATCGTGTGTTTCCCGGTTTTCGGGGCTTCCATGTGATCGAGTGGCTCTACGTTCTCGGCTTTTTGGGAATCCCTCTGTACGAGCACTTGCTGGCCCACTTGCTTGGCTGGCACCGGCGCCTGCCTTTTCTGCCCCTGCTGCTGACTTCCGTGTACTCGGCAATTGGGGTGCTCTACTTCTTCGGGGGCTATTACCTGTACGCCCTAGGCATCGGTTCGCACGCAAAGTGGCACTCCTCGACGTCCGCGGAGACGGTCGAGAAAACTCGAAAGAAAAAACGAAAGACGAAATAA
- the Atx-1 gene encoding uncharacterized protein Atx-1: protein MNRPEWLAVQLMVFQPANRLSLYSSSIMQLQMEFSPSYGYEAFKRSPQDQAATNQVDPDDSCFQRGSYIELSSGAIRRVEDIRTEDFIQSAMRNQRFELREATVVRIDHGTNGGGDHVTITFSYDTQHAKVNLEVAPAHPLFVYGQGWASCNPQASLQLYELRCQQLQVGDICLSLVPRQPPVAPVAPPTPALSQVPATAPVTANDYPVGASSPPHGAYPVPPHRNPYQMYAQMANFVAAYTQHIIAEKMRQRSEEQNRSDFGAEFYYN, encoded by the exons ATGAATCGGCCAGAGTGGCTAGCGGTTCAGTTGATGGTTTTCCAACCAGCGAACAGGTTATCCCTCTATTCGTCAAGCATAATGCAGTTGCAGATGGAGTTCTCGCCCAGCTACGGCTACGAGGCATTCAAGAGATCCCCGCAGGATCAGGCAGCAACCAA CCAGGTGGACCCGGACGACTCGTGCTTCCAGCGAGGATCCTATATCGAACTGTCCTCTGGCGCCATTCGTCGCGTGGAGGACATTCGCACGGAAGACTTCATACAATCGGCGATGCGCAACCAGCGCTTTGAGCTGCGTGAGGCAACGGTGGTAAGGATCGATCACGGCACCAACGGAGGAGGCGACCATGTGACCATCACCTTCAGCTACGACACCCAGCACGCCAAG GTAAACCTGGAGGTGGCGCCGGCCCATCCCCTGTTTGTTTACGGCCAAGGCTGGGCTTCGTGCAATCCGCAAGCGTCGCTGCAGCTGTACGAGCTCAGGTGTCAGCAATTGCAGGTCGGCGACATCTGCCTGTCGCTGGTTCCCCGCCAGCCCCCTGTGGCTCCGGTGGCTCCACCCACTCCTGCTTTGTCTCAGGTCCCAGCCACAGCTCCAGTTACAGCGAATGATTATCCAGTTGGGGCATCGTCCCCGCCGCATGGTGCGTACCCTGTGCCGCCTCACCGGAATCCTTACCAGATGTACGCTCAGATGGCAAACTTTGTGGCTGCCTACACCCAGCACATAATTGCCGAAAAGATGAGGCAGAGATCCGAGGAACAAAATAGAAGTGACTTCGGAGCGgagttttattataattaa